The following coding sequences are from one Culex quinquefasciatus strain JHB chromosome 1, VPISU_Cqui_1.0_pri_paternal, whole genome shotgun sequence window:
- the LOC6039903 gene encoding general odorant-binding protein 19d isoform X1, translating to MKFSLVLCLLPAVILAQDKQISREEETCREQEGASDEDVEMLQSFMTPETRTTKCYYSCVMQKIGYSDGQRFDKEGFLSTAVNFSSKDRETMQRIADQCEGTTNEDHCELAADIAECIIPSRQN from the exons ATGAAGTTCAGTCTAGTTTTATGCTTACTACCAGCCGTAATCCTAGCACAAGATAAG CAGATTTCACGGGAAGAGGAAACTTGTCGCGAACAGGAGGGTGCGTCCGATGAGGACGTCGAGATGCTGCAGTCGTTTATGACTCCGGAAACACGGACTACCAAGTGTTACTATAGTTGCGTGATGCAGAAGATTGGATATTCCGACGGACAGCGCTTCGACAAGGAGGGATTTTTGAGCACCGCTGTCAATTTTTCCAGTAAGGATCGCGAAACTATGCAGCGTATTGCGGACCAATGTGAAGGCACGACTAACGAAGATCACTGCGAGCTTGCTGCCGATATTGCGGAGTGCATCATCCCGAGCAGACAGAACTAA
- the LOC6039903 gene encoding general odorant-binding protein 19d isoform X2 produces MKFSLVLCLLPAVILAQDKISREEETCREQEGASDEDVEMLQSFMTPETRTTKCYYSCVMQKIGYSDGQRFDKEGFLSTAVNFSSKDRETMQRIADQCEGTTNEDHCELAADIAECIIPSRQN; encoded by the exons ATGAAGTTCAGTCTAGTTTTATGCTTACTACCAGCCGTAATCCTAGCACAAGATAAG ATTTCACGGGAAGAGGAAACTTGTCGCGAACAGGAGGGTGCGTCCGATGAGGACGTCGAGATGCTGCAGTCGTTTATGACTCCGGAAACACGGACTACCAAGTGTTACTATAGTTGCGTGATGCAGAAGATTGGATATTCCGACGGACAGCGCTTCGACAAGGAGGGATTTTTGAGCACCGCTGTCAATTTTTCCAGTAAGGATCGCGAAACTATGCAGCGTATTGCGGACCAATGTGAAGGCACGACTAACGAAGATCACTGCGAGCTTGCTGCCGATATTGCGGAGTGCATCATCCCGAGCAGACAGAACTAA